The following coding sequences are from one Arthrobacter sp. 24S4-2 window:
- a CDS encoding multidrug efflux SMR transporter has translation MSWLILLLSGALEAVWAAALHRTSRAKGRRRVLPVAVFLVSVIASTGGLAIAMQSIPTGTAYAVWVGVGVVLTSAYAIITKVERATAARLLLLAGIAACVVGLKVVA, from the coding sequence ATGTCGTGGTTAATCCTCCTCCTCTCCGGGGCGCTCGAGGCCGTGTGGGCCGCAGCGCTGCACCGGACCTCCCGGGCAAAAGGCCGCCGGCGGGTGCTGCCCGTGGCCGTCTTCCTCGTTTCGGTCATCGCGAGCACCGGCGGACTCGCCATCGCCATGCAGTCCATCCCCACAGGCACCGCTTATGCGGTGTGGGTTGGCGTGGGCGTGGTGCTGACCTCGGCCTACGCGATCATCACCAAGGTGGAACGCGCGACGGCGGCGCGGCTGCTGCTGCTCGCCGGGATCGCCGCGTGCGTGGTTGGCCTTAAGGTGGTGGCGTGA
- a CDS encoding glycogen debranching N-terminal domain-containing protein — MASEQPYLHNLSGVFSAPIQAWSDAHGQIRHNGAQGIYCGDDRVLNTAVLTVDGREPEWVSTQLRSSKETDYIYFVRAEAEVADPLLSLVRTRTADSGRIRPGEDTESLTGCSGRVAETLRLESAMREPVALTVRLSLGADNTTMEDIKQGFRDGGSVEPAGTTWSWRDMDTTLALTASKGAVSIHGSKVTIEWSVEVLPGVPVELAWAVDLTDADSPMLAADGEPIAAPASDDPRLHRLLERSVSDLNSLRLAHYSHPNDTFLAAGAPWFFTMFGRDSIIAARMLLPVNTAIAGGTLRALAGRQGTETDHTTAVQPGKILHEVRRTVLTMAESGQALRLPPVYYGTIDATPLWICLLHDAWKAGMPDAEVEELLPNLQDALEWLRDHGDLDGDGFLEYLDASGQGLVNQGWKDSGDAIRWHDGSLAKGPIALAEVQAYAYEAAVVGAKLLDTFGRPGAAEWRNYAAGMAERFRAQFWCEDDLGPYPALALDAEKKPVDGVTSNMGHLLGTGILNEEEQQIVVRRVMDPTMFSGYGVRTLSTTNGGYWPTRYHAGAVWSHDTALIISGMLADGFPGEAAQLAAGLLNVAEANDWRLPELFGGHGSDTMRTPVPFPASCRPQAWASASSVVIAAALTPAGPEQEKLPQPSGAVATR; from the coding sequence GTGGCCTCTGAACAGCCATACCTGCACAACCTTTCCGGCGTTTTCAGCGCGCCCATCCAGGCGTGGTCCGACGCCCACGGGCAGATCCGCCACAACGGCGCGCAGGGGATCTACTGCGGCGATGACCGCGTCCTCAACACAGCGGTCCTCACCGTGGACGGACGCGAGCCTGAATGGGTTTCCACCCAGCTGCGTTCGTCCAAGGAAACCGACTACATCTACTTTGTGCGTGCCGAGGCTGAGGTGGCCGATCCGCTGCTTTCCCTGGTGCGCACGCGCACAGCCGATTCCGGCCGGATCCGGCCCGGTGAGGACACCGAGAGCCTCACCGGCTGCTCGGGTCGGGTGGCAGAGACGCTGCGCCTTGAATCGGCCATGCGGGAGCCAGTGGCACTGACGGTCCGGTTGAGCCTTGGCGCGGACAACACCACTATGGAAGACATCAAGCAGGGGTTCCGGGATGGCGGGTCGGTGGAACCGGCGGGAACCACCTGGTCCTGGCGCGACATGGACACCACCCTGGCGCTGACGGCGTCCAAGGGGGCAGTGAGCATCCACGGCAGCAAGGTCACCATCGAATGGTCGGTGGAGGTGCTTCCCGGTGTGCCGGTGGAGCTGGCCTGGGCGGTTGACCTGACGGATGCGGATTCGCCGATGCTCGCCGCGGACGGCGAGCCCATCGCGGCTCCGGCCTCCGACGATCCCCGGCTGCACCGCCTCCTGGAACGGTCCGTGAGCGACCTCAACAGCCTGCGGCTGGCCCATTACTCGCATCCGAACGACACCTTCCTGGCGGCAGGGGCGCCGTGGTTTTTCACCATGTTCGGGCGCGACTCGATCATTGCAGCCCGGATGCTGCTGCCCGTCAACACCGCCATTGCCGGCGGGACGCTCCGGGCGCTGGCCGGCCGGCAGGGCACGGAGACGGATCACACCACGGCCGTCCAGCCCGGCAAAATACTGCATGAGGTGCGCCGGACCGTCCTGACCATGGCCGAGAGCGGCCAGGCCCTGCGCCTGCCGCCGGTGTACTACGGCACCATTGACGCCACACCCCTGTGGATCTGCCTCCTGCACGATGCCTGGAAGGCCGGCATGCCGGATGCTGAGGTGGAGGAACTCCTGCCGAACCTCCAGGACGCCCTTGAATGGCTCAGGGACCACGGCGACCTCGATGGGGACGGTTTCCTGGAATACCTTGACGCCTCCGGCCAGGGCCTGGTGAACCAGGGCTGGAAGGACTCCGGCGACGCCATCCGCTGGCATGACGGATCGCTGGCAAAGGGGCCCATCGCCCTGGCCGAGGTCCAGGCGTACGCCTACGAGGCCGCCGTCGTGGGCGCCAAACTACTCGACACCTTCGGCCGCCCGGGAGCCGCGGAATGGCGGAACTACGCAGCAGGCATGGCCGAGCGCTTCCGCGCGCAGTTCTGGTGCGAGGACGATCTGGGCCCTTATCCGGCGCTCGCCCTGGATGCGGAGAAGAAACCCGTGGACGGCGTGACCTCCAACATGGGGCACCTGCTGGGCACAGGCATCCTAAACGAGGAGGAGCAGCAGATCGTGGTGCGCCGGGTCATGGACCCCACCATGTTCTCCGGCTATGGCGTTCGGACGCTCTCCACCACCAACGGCGGTTACTGGCCCACCCGCTACCACGCCGGCGCGGTCTGGAGCCATGACACGGCCCTGATCATCAGCGGCATGCTGGCCGATGGCTTCCCGGGTGAAGCGGCGCAGCTCGCTGCCGGGTTGCTGAATGTGGCCGAGGCCAACGACTGGCGGCTTCCGGAACTCTTCGGCGGCCACGGTTCGGACACCATGCGTACGCCTGTGCCGTTTCCCGCCAGCTGCCGTCCGCAGGCGTGGGCTTCGGCCAGTTCCGTGGTGATCGCCGCGGCGCTGACTCCGGCGGGGCCGGAGCAGGAGAAACTGCCGCAGCCGTCCGGGGCCGTCGCTACCAGGTAA